A section of the Mycobacterium sp. 3519A genome encodes:
- a CDS encoding amylo-alpha-1,6-glucosidase: protein MPPDHSFAPTQLAARAAYLLRGNDLGTMTTAAPLLYPHMWSWDAAFVAIGLAPLSVERAVVELDTLLSAQWRNGMIPHIVFANGVDGYFPGPARWATSALAANAPRTRHTSGITQPPVHAIAVQRILDQARSRGRSTRAVAESFLDRRWADLVRWHRWLAEARDPKSHGRVTLYHGWESGMDNSPRWDSAYANVVPGNVPEYQREDNTIVTDASQRPSDLEYDRYLWLLEEMKSVRYDDELLPKVMSFAVEDVFVSAVLSVACTVLAEIGEDYKRPNADVKDLYAWAERFRRGVVETTDERTGAARDFDLRADAWVATETVAQFAPLLCGGLPHDKERTLLRLLEGPRFCGHPDMRYALIPSTSPVSRDFRPREYWRGPVWPVMTWLFSWCFARRGWSERALMLKREGLRQASDGTFAEYYEPFTGEPLGSMQQSWTAAAVLDWLG from the coding sequence ATGCCACCCGACCACAGCTTCGCGCCGACCCAGCTCGCCGCCCGCGCCGCATATCTGCTGCGCGGCAACGACCTGGGCACCATGACCACTGCGGCGCCGCTGCTGTACCCGCACATGTGGAGTTGGGACGCCGCGTTCGTCGCGATCGGGCTCGCGCCGCTGAGCGTCGAGCGCGCCGTCGTCGAACTGGACACGCTGCTGTCCGCGCAGTGGCGCAACGGCATGATCCCGCACATCGTCTTCGCCAACGGCGTCGACGGCTACTTCCCCGGACCGGCCCGCTGGGCCACGTCCGCGCTCGCCGCCAACGCGCCGCGCACCCGGCACACGTCGGGCATCACCCAGCCCCCGGTGCACGCGATCGCCGTGCAGCGCATCCTCGACCAAGCGCGCTCCCGTGGCCGGTCCACCCGTGCGGTCGCCGAGTCATTCCTCGATCGCCGCTGGGCCGACCTCGTGCGCTGGCACCGCTGGCTGGCCGAGGCCCGCGACCCGAAGTCGCACGGCCGCGTGACGCTGTACCACGGCTGGGAGTCCGGCATGGACAACTCGCCCCGCTGGGACAGCGCGTACGCCAACGTGGTTCCAGGCAACGTCCCGGAGTATCAGCGCGAGGACAACACCATCGTCACCGACGCCAGCCAGCGGCCGTCGGATCTGGAGTACGACCGCTATCTGTGGCTGCTCGAGGAGATGAAGTCGGTGCGCTACGACGACGAGTTGCTGCCCAAGGTGATGAGTTTCGCGGTCGAGGACGTGTTTGTGTCCGCCGTGTTGTCGGTGGCGTGCACGGTGCTTGCCGAGATCGGCGAGGACTACAAGCGGCCGAACGCCGACGTCAAGGACCTGTATGCGTGGGCAGAGCGGTTCCGCAGGGGCGTCGTCGAGACCACCGACGAACGCACTGGCGCCGCAAGGGATTTCGACTTGCGCGCCGACGCGTGGGTGGCCACCGAGACGGTCGCGCAGTTCGCGCCGCTGCTGTGCGGCGGACTGCCGCACGACAAGGAGCGCACCCTGCTGCGCCTGCTGGAAGGGCCGCGGTTCTGTGGGCATCCGGACATGCGGTACGCGTTGATCCCGTCGACGTCACCGGTTTCGCGCGACTTCCGGCCCCGCGAATACTGGCGTGGCCCGGTGTGGCCGGTGATGACGTGGTTGTTCTCGTGGTGCTTCGCGCGGCGCGGATGGTCCGAACGCGCGCTGATGCTCAAACGCGAAGGCCTGCGACAGGCCAGCGACGGCACCTTCGCGGAGTACTACGAACCGTTCACCGGCGAACCGCTCGGCAGCATGCAGCAGTCGTGGACCGCCGCCGCAGTGCTCGACTGGCTGGGCTGA
- a CDS encoding MarR family winged helix-turn-helix transcriptional regulator → MGETDTQVGELAGELQRVLSKVFSVLRRGDTSRNEAGDLTLAQLSILLTLLDQGPIRMTELAAHERVRTPTTTVAIRRLEKLGLVKRSRDPSDLRAVLVDITPKGLAQHREALAARRAHLATLLAKLSPEDLETLTKALVPLERLAE, encoded by the coding sequence ATGGGGGAGACCGATACCCAGGTGGGCGAACTCGCTGGTGAGCTACAGCGCGTGCTTTCCAAAGTGTTCTCGGTGCTGCGGCGGGGCGACACCAGTCGGAACGAGGCCGGGGACCTGACGCTGGCCCAGCTGTCAATTTTGCTGACGTTGCTCGATCAGGGCCCGATCCGGATGACGGAGTTGGCTGCGCATGAACGCGTGCGCACGCCGACCACCACGGTGGCCATCCGCCGGCTGGAGAAGTTGGGCTTGGTGAAGCGCTCGCGCGATCCGTCGGATCTGCGGGCCGTCCTGGTCGACATCACGCCGAAGGGGTTGGCGCAGCATCGCGAGGCGCTGGCCGCCCGGCGCGCCCATCTGGCGACGCTGTTGGCGAAGCTGTCGCCGGAGGACCTCGAGACGCTGACGAAGGCGCTGGTTCCGTTGGAGCGGTTGGCCGAATAG
- a CDS encoding amino acid ABC transporter ATP-binding protein: MAADPVSLAANDIHLSFGPNAVLRGVDLDVPAGTTTAVIGPSGSGKSTLLRTLNRLYEPDKGDILLDGRSVLADNPDELRQRIGMVFQQFNLFPHRTVLDNVTLAPRRLKRLGAEQARELALAQLDRVGLRNKADVRPGTLSGGQQQRVAIARALAMSPQVMFFDEATSALDPELVKGILALIADLGADGMTMVVVTHEMGFARSTSNAVVFMDHGQVVESGPPERIFEAAETDRLQRFLSQVL, translated from the coding sequence ATGGCTGCTGATCCGGTGTCGTTGGCCGCCAACGATATTCACTTGTCCTTCGGCCCGAACGCGGTGCTGCGCGGTGTCGATCTCGATGTGCCTGCCGGCACCACCACGGCGGTGATCGGGCCGTCGGGGTCGGGGAAGTCGACGCTGCTGCGGACGCTGAACCGGCTGTACGAACCGGACAAGGGCGACATCCTGCTCGACGGACGATCGGTGCTGGCCGACAATCCCGACGAGTTGCGCCAGCGCATCGGGATGGTGTTCCAGCAGTTCAACCTGTTCCCGCACCGCACCGTGTTGGACAACGTGACGCTGGCGCCGCGCAGACTCAAGCGGCTGGGCGCGGAGCAGGCACGTGAGTTGGCTTTGGCGCAGTTGGACCGCGTCGGGCTGCGGAACAAGGCCGATGTGCGGCCGGGCACGCTGTCCGGTGGGCAGCAGCAGCGGGTGGCGATCGCGCGGGCGCTGGCGATGTCGCCGCAGGTGATGTTCTTCGACGAGGCGACGTCGGCGCTGGATCCCGAGTTGGTCAAGGGCATCCTGGCGTTGATCGCGGATCTGGGCGCGGATGGCATGACCATGGTGGTCGTCACGCACGAGATGGGGTTCGCGCGGTCGACGTCGAATGCGGTGGTGTTCATGGATCACGGTCAGGTGGTCGAGTCGGGTCCCCCCGAGCGGATTTTCGAGGCCGCCGAGACCGACCGGTTGCAGCGATTCTTGTCGCAAGTTTTGTGA
- a CDS encoding ABC transporter substrate-binding protein/permease: MTAVKTFVVALVALLICSLGLAAPAAADQCAPPGVQSASPLPTNLAKAATGPDADKYTTATVEPLSAVDVNALGLGVPGTLTVGTLSDAPPSICINSAGQFTGFDNELLRAIADKLGLKINFVGTEFSGLLAQVASRRFDVGSSSITTTDARRKTVGFTNGYDFGYFSLVVPSGSPITGFDKLAAGQRIGVVQGTVQEAYVIDTLHLQPVKFPDYNTVYASLKTRQIDAWVAPSQQASGTVQPGDPAQIIENTFSLDNFVAWAVASENKPLIDALNSGLDAIIADGTWARLYSDWVPRALPPGWKPGSKAAPAPQLPDFAAIAAQNEKPATGAAAPKSTLSQLRDSFLNWDLYKQAFPDLLKTGLPNTLILTVCAAVIGLVLGMALAVAGISRSRWLRWPARVYTDIFRGLPEVVIILLIGLGVGPVVGGLTGNNPYPLGIAALGLMAAAYVGEIFRSGIQSVEPGQLEASRALGFSYPSSMRLVVVPQGVRRVLPALMNQFISLLKASSLVYFLGLVANQRELFQVGRDLNAQTGNLSPLVAAGLFYLLLTVPLTHLVNFIDTRLRRGREPGREDPLELSTSQEMI; encoded by the coding sequence ATGACCGCCGTGAAGACCTTCGTCGTCGCCTTGGTCGCGCTGTTGATCTGTAGCCTCGGTCTGGCTGCGCCTGCGGCCGCCGATCAGTGCGCGCCACCTGGAGTCCAGAGCGCCAGCCCGCTGCCGACCAATCTCGCGAAGGCCGCGACGGGTCCCGACGCTGACAAGTACACCACCGCGACGGTCGAACCGCTGTCCGCCGTCGACGTGAACGCGCTCGGCCTCGGCGTGCCGGGCACGCTGACCGTCGGCACGCTGTCCGATGCGCCGCCGAGCATCTGCATCAACTCCGCGGGCCAGTTCACCGGCTTCGACAACGAACTGCTGCGCGCGATCGCGGACAAGCTCGGGTTGAAGATCAACTTCGTCGGCACCGAGTTCTCCGGGCTGCTGGCGCAGGTCGCGTCGCGGCGCTTCGACGTCGGCTCGTCGTCGATCACCACCACCGACGCCCGACGCAAGACCGTCGGCTTCACCAACGGCTACGACTTCGGCTACTTCTCGCTGGTGGTGCCGTCCGGTTCGCCGATCACCGGGTTCGACAAGCTGGCGGCCGGCCAACGCATCGGCGTCGTGCAGGGCACCGTGCAGGAGGCGTACGTCATCGACACGCTGCACCTGCAGCCGGTGAAGTTCCCCGACTACAACACCGTCTACGCCAGCCTCAAGACCCGGCAGATCGACGCGTGGGTGGCGCCGTCGCAGCAGGCGTCGGGCACGGTGCAGCCCGGCGATCCGGCGCAGATCATCGAAAACACCTTCAGCTTGGACAATTTCGTCGCGTGGGCGGTCGCTTCGGAGAACAAGCCGTTGATCGACGCGCTGAACTCGGGGCTGGACGCGATCATCGCCGACGGCACCTGGGCGCGGCTGTACTCGGACTGGGTGCCGCGCGCGCTGCCGCCGGGGTGGAAGCCCGGGTCGAAGGCGGCGCCCGCGCCGCAGTTGCCGGACTTCGCCGCGATCGCGGCGCAGAACGAGAAGCCGGCGACGGGCGCGGCCGCGCCGAAGTCGACCCTGTCGCAGCTGAGGGATTCGTTCCTCAACTGGGACCTGTACAAGCAGGCGTTCCCCGATCTGTTGAAGACCGGCTTGCCGAACACACTCATTCTCACCGTGTGCGCGGCGGTGATCGGACTGGTGCTCGGCATGGCGCTGGCCGTCGCGGGGATATCGCGGTCGCGGTGGCTGCGGTGGCCGGCCCGGGTGTACACCGACATCTTCCGAGGGCTGCCGGAAGTGGTGATCATTCTGTTGATCGGGCTCGGAGTCGGGCCGGTGGTGGGCGGGCTGACGGGTAACAACCCGTATCCGCTCGGCATCGCGGCGCTCGGTTTGATGGCCGCGGCGTACGTCGGGGAGATCTTCCGGTCCGGAATCCAGAGTGTGGAGCCCGGCCAGCTGGAGGCCTCGCGCGCGCTGGGCTTCAGCTATCCGTCGTCGATGCGGTTGGTGGTCGTTCCACAAGGAGTGCGCCGCGTCCTTCCTGCGTTGATGAACCAGTTCATCTCGCTGTTGAAGGCCTCGTCACTGGTGTACTTCCTCGGGCTGGTGGCCAATCAGCGGGAGTTGTTCCAAGTCGGCCGAGATCTCAACGCACAGACCGGAAACCTGTCGCCGCTGGTCGCCGCAGGACTGTTCTATCTGTTGTTGACGGTGCCGCTGACGCATCTGGTGAACTTCATCGACACCCGGCTGCGGCGCGGCCGTGAACCAGGGCGCGAAGATCCGCTCGAGTTGTCGACGTCGCAGGAGATGATCTGA
- a CDS encoding GntR family transcriptional regulator has product MPKKYGVKEKDLVVSHVVNLVLTGKLRSGDRVDRNEIATELGLSRVPIQEAVVQLEHDGILSTQYHRGAYVERFDESVVREHHELYGVLSGLASARAAVDGRPRILDQLAVLMEAMRSSKDSRTFQETAWQFRNLINDEYAGPRLQAAIRASQTFIPRGFWLSYLNNHDEMLPFFEAETAAIQRSDPDGARAACAGRSEAMGRIMLNELVRRGVLRPSGAAWPATSSSGASIAF; this is encoded by the coding sequence ATGCCCAAGAAGTATGGGGTCAAAGAAAAAGACCTCGTGGTCTCGCATGTCGTCAACCTGGTGCTGACTGGCAAACTGCGCTCGGGGGACCGGGTTGATCGCAACGAGATCGCCACCGAACTAGGACTATCGCGCGTCCCGATCCAGGAAGCGGTGGTCCAGCTCGAACATGACGGCATCCTGTCGACGCAGTATCACCGCGGCGCGTACGTCGAGCGATTCGACGAGTCGGTGGTGCGCGAACACCACGAACTCTATGGCGTGCTCAGTGGTCTCGCGTCGGCCCGCGCCGCCGTCGACGGGCGGCCGCGGATCCTCGACCAGTTGGCTGTGTTGATGGAGGCCATGCGCAGCAGCAAAGACTCGCGCACATTTCAGGAGACGGCATGGCAGTTCCGCAACCTGATCAACGACGAATATGCGGGCCCGCGACTGCAGGCGGCGATCCGCGCGTCGCAGACGTTCATCCCGCGCGGGTTCTGGCTGAGCTACCTCAACAACCACGACGAGATGCTGCCCTTCTTCGAAGCGGAGACCGCCGCCATCCAGCGCAGTGATCCCGACGGGGCGCGGGCGGCGTGCGCAGGACGTTCCGAAGCGATGGGCCGGATCATGCTCAACGAGTTGGTGCGGCGGGGCGTCTTGCGCCCTTCCGGAGCCGCATGGCCGGCGACATCCAGCTCGGGTGCCTCGATTGCGTTCTAA
- a CDS encoding LLM class F420-dependent oxidoreductase, which translates to MSFPIRIGVQLQPQHSPSYDNIRDAVRRAEDLGVDVAYNWDHFFPLYGDPDGPHFECWTMLAAWAEQTSRIEFGALVTCNSYRNPDLLADMARTVDHISGGRLILGIGSGWFQRDYDEYGYEFGTAGARLNDLAAALPRIKARFAKLNPLATRDIPILIGGMGEKKTLRMVAEYASIWHGFVDRETYPQKAQILAEHCNAVGRDPAHIERSAGLEGEGDELLVNADALIELGVTQFTVGVNGPDYDLTKAEALCRWRDRRQAS; encoded by the coding sequence GTGAGCTTCCCCATTCGCATCGGCGTGCAACTGCAGCCGCAACATTCCCCGTCCTACGACAACATCCGCGACGCAGTTCGGCGTGCCGAGGATCTCGGCGTCGACGTCGCCTACAACTGGGACCACTTCTTCCCGCTGTACGGCGATCCCGACGGCCCGCACTTCGAGTGCTGGACGATGCTTGCCGCGTGGGCCGAGCAGACCTCACGCATCGAGTTCGGCGCGCTGGTGACGTGCAACTCGTACCGCAACCCCGACCTCCTCGCCGATATGGCCCGCACTGTCGACCACATTTCCGGCGGGCGGCTGATCCTCGGCATCGGCTCCGGCTGGTTCCAGCGCGACTATGACGAATACGGCTACGAATTCGGAACCGCGGGCGCCAGACTGAACGATCTCGCTGCGGCGTTACCCCGGATCAAGGCACGCTTCGCCAAGCTCAATCCGCTGGCCACGCGCGACATCCCGATCCTGATCGGCGGGATGGGCGAGAAGAAGACGCTTCGCATGGTCGCCGAATACGCCAGCATCTGGCACGGCTTCGTCGATCGCGAAACTTATCCGCAGAAGGCGCAAATCCTCGCGGAGCACTGCAATGCGGTCGGGCGCGACCCCGCGCACATCGAGCGGTCGGCCGGCTTGGAAGGCGAGGGCGATGAGTTGCTTGTCAACGCCGACGCGCTGATCGAACTGGGCGTCACCCAGTTCACCGTCGGCGTCAACGGACCTGACTACGACCTGACCAAGGCCGAGGCGCTGTGCCGGTGGCGGGACCGTCGCCAAGCGAGTTAA
- a CDS encoding alpha/beta fold hydrolase, whose protein sequence is MTNADVSDDELAGLDEFGLLHENAEQIAADAIPSVRRIDVGQISALKWGEEPPEVVFLHGGGQNAHTWDTVIVGLGVPALAVDLPGHGRSAWREDGDYGPKLNAETLRPVLREHAPNPRLVVGMSLGGLTALRIAATEPALVPQLVLVDVTPSAPERHEQMTKAQMGTVALVRGDRTFPTFGAMLDVTVAAAPNRDRKSLRRGVFHNSKQLDDGTWTWRYDSFRKGDGFENLWDDVPAITMPTTLVRGANSYFVNDDDAEAFANRAPGFQATHVVADSGHSVQGDQPAALVEILRGVLAG, encoded by the coding sequence GTGACAAACGCCGACGTTTCCGACGACGAACTGGCCGGCCTCGACGAGTTCGGGCTGCTTCACGAGAACGCCGAGCAGATCGCTGCCGACGCGATCCCGTCGGTGCGGCGCATCGATGTCGGGCAGATCAGCGCGCTGAAGTGGGGCGAGGAGCCACCTGAGGTGGTGTTCCTGCACGGCGGCGGCCAGAACGCCCACACCTGGGACACCGTGATCGTCGGCCTCGGCGTGCCCGCACTGGCCGTCGACCTGCCCGGCCACGGCCGCTCGGCGTGGCGGGAAGACGGCGACTACGGGCCGAAGCTCAACGCCGAAACCCTGCGGCCGGTGTTGCGTGAGCACGCACCCAATCCGCGACTCGTCGTCGGCATGTCGCTGGGCGGGCTGACCGCATTGCGCATCGCCGCCACCGAACCCGCGCTGGTGCCGCAACTCGTACTCGTCGACGTGACGCCGTCGGCACCCGAGCGACACGAGCAGATGACCAAGGCGCAGATGGGCACCGTGGCGCTGGTCCGGGGGGACCGGACGTTCCCCACCTTCGGAGCCATGCTCGACGTGACGGTGGCCGCCGCCCCGAACCGGGACCGGAAATCGTTGCGCCGCGGCGTCTTTCACAACTCCAAACAGCTCGACGACGGCACCTGGACGTGGCGTTACGACTCGTTCCGCAAGGGTGACGGCTTCGAGAACCTCTGGGATGACGTCCCCGCCATCACCATGCCGACAACGCTGGTGCGCGGCGCCAACTCCTACTTCGTCAACGACGACGACGCCGAGGCGTTCGCCAACCGCGCGCCGGGATTTCAGGCCACGCACGTCGTCGCCGACTCCGGACACTCGGTGCAGGGCGACCAACCCGCGGCACTCGTCGAGATCCTGCGCGGCGTGCTGGCCGGCTAG
- a CDS encoding inositol-3-phosphate synthase produces the protein MTENTEVRVAIVGVGNCASSLVQGVQYYQDADETATVPGLMHVRFGPYHVRDVKFVAAFDVDAKKVGFDLSEAIFASENNTIKIADVPPTNVIVQRGPTLDGIGKYYADTIEVSDVDPVDVVKVLKDAGVDVLVSYLPVGSEEADKFYAQCAIDAGVAFVNALPVFIASDPVWAKKFADAGVPIVGDDIKSQVGATITHRVMAKLFEDRGVQLDRTMQLNVGGNMDFLNMLERSRLESKKISKTQAVTSNLQREFNTKDVHIGPSDHVGWLDDRKWAYVRLEGRAFGDVPLNLEYKLEVWDSPNSAGVIIDAVRAAKIAKDRGIGGPVEAASAYLMKSPPKQLPDDIARTQLETFIEG, from the coding sequence ATGACTGAAAACACCGAGGTACGGGTCGCGATTGTCGGTGTGGGCAACTGCGCATCCTCGCTGGTTCAGGGTGTGCAGTATTACCAGGACGCCGACGAGACGGCCACGGTGCCCGGTCTGATGCATGTGCGCTTCGGCCCGTATCACGTCCGCGACGTGAAGTTCGTCGCCGCGTTCGACGTCGACGCCAAGAAGGTCGGTTTCGACCTGTCCGAGGCGATCTTCGCGTCGGAGAACAACACCATCAAGATCGCTGACGTGCCGCCCACCAACGTGATCGTGCAGCGCGGCCCGACGCTCGACGGCATCGGCAAGTACTACGCCGACACCATCGAGGTGTCCGACGTCGACCCGGTCGACGTGGTCAAGGTGCTCAAGGACGCAGGCGTCGACGTGTTGGTGTCCTACCTGCCCGTCGGATCGGAAGAGGCCGACAAGTTCTACGCGCAGTGCGCAATCGACGCGGGCGTGGCGTTCGTCAACGCGCTGCCGGTGTTCATCGCCTCGGATCCGGTGTGGGCCAAGAAGTTCGCCGACGCCGGTGTGCCGATCGTCGGTGACGACATCAAGAGCCAGGTCGGTGCGACCATCACCCACCGCGTGATGGCCAAGCTGTTCGAGGACCGCGGCGTGCAGCTCGACCGCACGATGCAGCTCAACGTCGGCGGCAACATGGACTTCCTCAACATGCTCGAGCGCTCGCGGCTGGAGTCGAAGAAGATCTCCAAGACCCAGGCCGTCACCAGCAACCTGCAGCGTGAGTTCAACACCAAGGACGTGCACATCGGCCCGTCCGATCACGTCGGCTGGCTCGATGACCGCAAGTGGGCCTACGTGCGCCTCGAGGGTCGTGCGTTCGGCGACGTGCCGCTGAACCTGGAGTACAAGCTCGAGGTGTGGGACTCGCCGAACTCGGCAGGCGTGATCATCGACGCGGTGCGCGCGGCGAAGATCGCCAAGGACCGCGGCATCGGCGGCCCCGTCGAGGCGGCGTCGGCCTACCTCATGAAGAGCCCGCCGAAGCAACTGCCGGACGACATCGCCCGCACGCAGCTCGAGACGTTCATCGAGGGTTAG
- a CDS encoding PadR family transcriptional regulator, with amino-acid sequence MLELAILGLLLESPMHGYELRKRLTGLLGAFRAFSYGSLYPALRRMQVDGLIVEDAAPEGIPKVRRARRVYRLTDAGKQRFAELVADTGPQNYSDDGFGVHLAFFNRTPAEARMRILEGRRRQVEERREGLREAIARASNSLDRYTRQLHQLGLESSEREVKWLNELIAAERTAQGRAEQP; translated from the coding sequence ATGTTGGAGCTCGCCATCCTTGGCCTTTTGCTCGAATCGCCGATGCACGGCTATGAGCTGCGCAAACGGCTGACAGGTCTGCTGGGTGCCTTTCGGGCGTTCTCCTACGGATCGCTGTACCCGGCGCTGCGCCGCATGCAGGTCGACGGTCTTATCGTCGAGGACGCCGCACCCGAGGGGATCCCGAAAGTGCGTCGGGCGCGGCGCGTGTACCGGCTCACCGATGCCGGTAAGCAGCGCTTCGCCGAACTCGTGGCCGACACCGGTCCACAGAACTATTCCGACGACGGCTTCGGTGTGCACCTCGCGTTTTTCAACCGCACGCCGGCCGAGGCCAGGATGCGCATCCTCGAGGGCCGTCGTCGGCAGGTGGAAGAACGCCGTGAGGGTCTGCGTGAAGCAATTGCGCGGGCCAGCAACTCGCTCGATCGCTATACCCGGCAGCTCCATCAGTTGGGTCTGGAGTCCAGCGAACGTGAAGTCAAGTGGCTCAACGAATTGATAGCGGCGGAACGGACGGCGCAGGGCCGTGCCGAGCAGCCGTAG
- a CDS encoding DUF1707 domain-containing protein gives MATRHTPGTRAKDSDRNDTCQILDSALADGQLSMEEHRTRVALATGAETLGDLQSLVSDLQTNNAPVQLPDLKRRPKIAAGGGNWKYGLAVSVVLVLLGVAIGWGLYGNTTSPLSFTSDPGAKSDGIPAKVVTPPKQLQSLGGLTGLLEQMRQRFGDTMGYSLVVYPEYAVLWRPDPTDERRKLSYTYRGGFDDPTTSAKDERDVLVDLSAFDVKTAVGLLRGTAETVGLQPKDVKADNTYLTIDPARDPLTPGALELRANVSSDFGSGSVTFAGDGTIKRVDTVS, from the coding sequence GTGGCGACACGGCATACACCGGGAACGCGGGCGAAGGACAGCGACCGCAACGACACCTGCCAGATCCTCGACAGTGCCCTCGCGGACGGCCAGCTGTCGATGGAGGAACACCGGACCCGCGTCGCGCTGGCCACCGGAGCCGAGACGCTGGGCGATCTGCAGTCGCTGGTGTCGGATCTGCAGACCAACAACGCCCCGGTGCAACTTCCTGACCTCAAGAGGCGGCCCAAGATCGCCGCGGGCGGCGGCAATTGGAAGTACGGGCTCGCGGTGTCGGTGGTCCTCGTGCTGCTCGGCGTTGCGATCGGCTGGGGGCTGTACGGCAACACCACGTCGCCGCTGAGCTTCACGTCCGACCCGGGCGCCAAATCCGACGGGATTCCCGCGAAGGTCGTGACGCCGCCCAAACAACTGCAGTCCCTCGGCGGGCTGACCGGATTGCTGGAGCAGATGCGCCAGCGGTTCGGCGACACCATGGGCTACAGCCTGGTGGTCTACCCGGAGTACGCCGTCCTCTGGCGGCCCGACCCCACCGACGAGCGCCGCAAGCTGAGCTACACCTACCGCGGCGGCTTCGACGATCCGACCACCTCGGCCAAGGACGAGCGCGACGTCCTGGTAGATCTGTCCGCGTTCGACGTCAAGACCGCTGTCGGCCTGCTGCGGGGCACGGCCGAGACGGTCGGGCTGCAACCCAAGGACGTCAAGGCCGACAACACCTACCTCACCATCGACCCGGCGCGCGATCCGCTGACTCCCGGCGCGCTGGAGTTGCGCGCCAACGTGTCGAGTGATTTCGGCAGCGGCTCGGTCACCTTCGCCGGTGACGGCACCATCAAGCGGGTCGACACGGTCAGCTGA
- a CDS encoding DUF5318 domain-containing protein — protein MRLQRQVVDYALRRRSLLAEVYSGRTGVSEVCDANPYLLRAAKFHGKPSSVMCPICRKEQLTLVSWVFGDHLGAVSGSARTAEELVLLATRYDEFSVHVVEVCRTCSWNHLVKSYVLGAVPPPKGSRGTRTARGTARTASE, from the coding sequence GTGCGACTGCAGCGACAAGTGGTGGACTACGCCCTGCGGCGCCGGTCCCTGCTGGCCGAGGTGTACTCGGGCCGCACCGGCGTCTCGGAGGTCTGCGACGCCAACCCCTACCTGCTGCGGGCCGCGAAGTTCCATGGGAAGCCCAGTTCGGTGATGTGTCCGATCTGCCGCAAGGAACAGCTCACCCTCGTGTCGTGGGTATTCGGTGACCACCTGGGCGCCGTGTCAGGCTCGGCCCGCACTGCTGAGGAGCTGGTACTGCTGGCGACCCGTTACGACGAGTTCTCCGTACACGTGGTGGAGGTATGCCGCACCTGCAGTTGGAATCACTTGGTCAAGTCGTATGTGCTCGGCGCGGTCCCGCCGCCAAAGGGGTCTCGTGGCACACGAACCGCGCGCGGAACCGCGCGCACGGCCAGTGAATAA